TCGATAGTGTCATGCTTAATTGTGTAAGTTTCACCTGGAGAACCCATAATTACCAACTGATGAGCGAGTAATCCTGGTAATCGTACAGAATGAATATTAATTCCTGAATCTCTGAGCCCGCCTCGTACACCTTTCAATGATTCTGACTCTTTTACTAAATTCTGATTAAATTGCTTTGGATATTCTTCAATCATTTCTGCAGTTTTTATACACGTCCCACTAGGTGAATCAGCTTTTTGATTATGATGCATCTCTATTAATTCAATATTGTCATAAAACCTTGCAGCTACCGATGCCGCCTGCTGAAGAAGAACCATACCTACTGAAAAATTAGGAATTATTGCACAACCAACAGATGCTTTCTGAGCAAAAACAGACAAATCTTGTATTTGCGAAGGGCTTAGACCTGTAGTTCCTACTACTGGGGATACACCATATGCAATAGCTGATCTGGTATTTTCATAAACAGAATTAGGATGAGTAAAATCAACCAGCACAGGTTTGATTTTTTCATTTCTATAATTTTGACTAACAGAACATAAAGTTCCTTCAAAATCATTTGAAACATAAACAT
This is a stretch of genomic DNA from Prochlorococcus marinus XMU1412. It encodes these proteins:
- the dapB gene encoding 4-hydroxy-tetrahydrodipicolinate reductase, giving the protein MIENSKKTIPVLVSGALGRMGSEVVNTVLNSTDCELVAAIDINEKNNGSNISELLKVKNCDVYVSNDFEGTLCSVSQNYRNEKIKPVLVDFTHPNSVYENTRSAIAYGVSPVVGTTGLSPSQIQDLSVFAQKASVGCAIIPNFSVGMVLLQQAASVAARFYDNIELIEMHHNQKADSPSGTCIKTAEMIEEYPKQFNQNLVKESESLKGVRGGLRDSGINIHSVRLPGLLAHQLVIMGSPGETYTIKHDTIDRKAYMPGVLQAIKKIGNYETLVYGLEKLIF